acggaattccgacggaaaaaactagttcgtcggaaattcctcggaattttgtaaaatcccccaacggctctccaacggctataatatttcctcagaattcatcggttttttccgaggaacacagttttcctcggaatttcctcggaatattccgacggactgtagtttcctcggaattccgtcggtatattccgaggaaattccgaggaaacccaattttgtgtttcctcggaatttcctcggaaattcctcggtatattccgaggatttcattttccgtcggaatgtccgtcagaatatcgctgttttcttgtagtgatagggCATGATCATCCAATAGCAAACCCTTCAACAGAAAAGGAAAAGCTCTAAACCAGATGGAGACCGTGAGCTACGATGATTCCATTTACCTTTttcgttttagggtttatgtcaTTGTCTGGAATCGCGTACCTTGCTCAACACTCTTCATGGAGGTTTTTGTATCTATACACAGCCGTTCCCGCAATATTCTACTGTATCTTCCTCTACATATTCGCACTCGAATCACCTCGGTGACTTCACATGCaaggaaacgacgaagaagctattAATGTTCTCAAAAGCATGTCATCCAAGAACAAACCCTACTTGGAGTCTTTAGTTTGTCAGTTACCCCTGGTACAAGAAACCGCTGAGGAACTACCTCGGTACTCGATTAAGGACTTCTTCTTCCGAAAGTGGGCTTTTCGGAGGATAGTAGTTGTCATGATCATATTGTTTGGGTTGGGAATATCATACTATGGAGTTCCATTAACAGTTAGAGACATAGACGTGAACATATACTTGAGCGAAACCCTAAACGCAGTGGTGGAGTTGCCTACTTTCGTTATCACTCCGATCTTATTAGAGAGGTTCAACAGAAGAAGCTCTGTTCTAGTGAATACATTACTCGGTGGAGCCTCGGGAGTGCTATGTTTCATTCTCAGCCTTCTAGGAAAAACAAGCATTGCGTTTGCGTTTGAACTAGGGACATTTTTCTGTGCAAGAATCGGATTCAACCTAATGGCGGTTTATATGGTTGAAATGTTTCCGACATGTGTGAGAAGTTCCGCAACAATGATGTTTAGACAGGCTCTTGTTGTTGGAGGAGCTTGCTGTCCGCTCATTGCTTCCATTGGGAGAGATCTACCATCAGTATCCTTTGCGATTTTCGGAGTTGCCATGTCGGGTTTTGGATTGTTCGTTTTGATTCTACCCGAGACAAAAGGTTCAAGCCTCTGCGATACAATGgaagaacaagagaagagagatcAAACCATAAACACTAGCCATTGTTGATGAATTTAGAAGTTTAGCTTATAAATGCTCTATCTTCATATTTTTTCGAATATATGTGGTGTCTGTGTTGATGTAAAAGACTTATAAGAAGTGAGTTGAAGTTGAAGTATTGTTGTGTAAGACTAAATAATATTATGCTATTCATCCacaaatatatcaaaaaatTCTCAGTGGTACAActgtttctatttatttttttctctcaacAGTTTTGTAATGATTCAAAGCTGTAAATGTCTGTGAAGTAGGGTCTAGTGAATACTGAATGGACTTTTGCTGTTGTCTGAATGAGTAGGGACATTGACTCTGTGTTTGTTGGGTTATGTCTCAAAACCGGAGTGGTCTAATATGAAAGATGAACATATATGATTACATGCGTACCTTTGAGAGCAGAGATTACTATGTTCCGTGGGATGTTTGTAACGgcccgatcccccggcgtccgaccggggttatcgaaaGGGCGTTATAGATACGTATCTATtcatttagacaaccctacgtatccc
This region of Brassica napus cultivar Da-Ae chromosome C5, Da-Ae, whole genome shotgun sequence genomic DNA includes:
- the LOC106363296 gene encoding organic cation/carnitine transporter 6-like, producing MQGNDEEAINVLKSMSSKNKPYLESLVCQLPLVQETAEELPRYSIKDFFFRKWAFRRIVVVMIILFGLGISYYGVPLTVRDIDVNIYLSETLNAVVELPTFVITPILLERFNRRSSVLVNTLLGGASGVLCFILSLLGKTSIAFAFELGTFFCARIGFNLMAVYMVEMFPTCVRSSATMMFRQALVVGGACCPLIASIGRDLPSVSFAIFGVAMSGFGLFVLILPETKGSSLCDTMEEQEKRDQTINTSHC